One window of the Candidatus Chryseobacterium colombiense genome contains the following:
- a CDS encoding T9SS type B sorting domain-containing protein: MMKKILFLFSIISCAFLSGQKNLQKNNEYYFYENKGQILNQDGKENKNVQYLFLSNGLNVQLKKNGFSYDVYQVEEVAQNNPAKLKLATPESEKKFKYKFHRVDIELLHSNNNSEIIAEGKSPDYENFYTIPDKPSGVLNVHRYKKVTYKNIYNNIDLVFFKPQDTLKPIEYNFIIHPGGRVSDIKLKFNGIKTHLKDDKIVMNLRFGEMQENIPQSWIINESSKIETEIKFRQIEDNTYGFIGSKDNYDKVLIIDPVPTPLWIKNLPNWVYQSNSYYRVFANNNQEVYTSFTTIAKYNFATDTYTIMDSYSQNYGYVSKFDPSGNKIWGVFIGNHHYNYNGDSTNMLKDIVVNSNNEIYAIGHARDTTNGTNTITTPGAHKTNSSFVSQYYPMDNTDGFIMKFNDNGIRIWGTYFGGNNGDSINSIVLDSNENLILAGLALGNDGIATPNAEIPTNSNILNGTSFIAKFSASGQQLYGSYFNLREGIKKIDRDTSGNIYLTGDVYRNYNTSGPGTTGTHQQNIIGEGNTYLGKLNSNFQFQWGTYYGGRNWYGILHNMNEGFSRVSDLKIDQDGNIILLGNTNAQEKIATSGTHQPAYTGQTGNDIYLTKFNPNGTQIWGTYFGATTNINVDDDVSYCISIDDNNNILFGGRTSNNINIATTNAFLPTNNGGYYSGFFTKFNTTGNQTWGTYYYLTINSIYARANNIYILGGAQINNNFAKFYDCAAGISATSNSPVCINSNIQLNASGGTMYSWTGPNGFTSNQQNPIIQNATIANAGTYTCQITGSGACDGTFSVNVVVGDNTPPVPNTTTLPDITGDCHTTISTIPTATDNCAGAINATTTDPLSYSLPGTYIIHWTYNDGNGNTATQNQTVIVTAPALPTTINAQQVFCKTNNPKVSDLQITGQNIKWYDAAGNILTPTTALVNGQTYYASQTINGCESNKVSIQVTINETPKPAGNTAQDFCSSAAPKLANLIVSGTALQFYDAAGNILPLTTPLVHGTTYFVTQTLNNCESEKLTISVTLSNNNVPANAYSVTLCNTTTGNSMVVDLTSYQGNIIANPAAYIFTYTDTAGNVISNPSNYILNIGQNGVFVKVSTPDGCFKIVRLSITLNPKPELNLPEKIDFCKGKSIVLDAGSGYTSYVWNTGATTQTITVSTPGNYSVTVTNNFGCQDTDNTLVSYTILPEIVSVNISNNTATVILSATGNFEYSLNNSAWQDSNIFSNLSMGEYIVYVRTKEGCIIGQKPFSIFNIPNTFTPNGDGYNDKWKIAGLENYSGSEVSVYDRKGLLVFKETITKKPLIWDGKQNGNQLPTGTYWYIIKVSDGRIYNGWVLIKNRE; this comes from the coding sequence ATGATGAAAAAAATTTTATTTCTTTTTTCAATAATTAGCTGTGCTTTTTTGTCTGGACAGAAAAATCTTCAAAAGAATAATGAATATTATTTTTATGAAAATAAAGGACAGATTTTAAATCAAGATGGTAAGGAAAATAAAAATGTTCAATACTTATTTTTATCAAATGGTTTAAATGTTCAATTGAAGAAAAACGGGTTTTCTTATGATGTATATCAAGTAGAAGAGGTCGCTCAAAATAATCCTGCAAAATTGAAATTAGCAACACCTGAATCAGAAAAAAAATTCAAATACAAATTTCACAGAGTCGATATTGAATTGCTTCATTCAAATAATAACTCTGAAATTATTGCCGAAGGAAAATCTCCTGACTATGAAAATTTTTATACAATTCCTGATAAACCTTCAGGGGTTCTTAATGTTCATAGATATAAAAAAGTTACATACAAAAATATTTACAACAATATTGATCTTGTATTTTTCAAGCCACAAGATACATTGAAACCAATTGAATATAACTTTATTATTCATCCAGGAGGAAGAGTTTCTGACATTAAATTAAAATTTAATGGTATAAAAACCCACCTAAAAGATGATAAAATTGTAATGAACCTCCGCTTTGGAGAAATGCAGGAAAACATTCCTCAATCTTGGATAATTAATGAGAGCTCAAAGATAGAAACAGAAATAAAATTCAGGCAGATTGAGGACAACACTTATGGATTCATTGGAAGCAAAGATAATTATGACAAAGTTTTAATAATAGATCCCGTCCCAACTCCACTTTGGATAAAAAATCTACCCAATTGGGTCTACCAATCAAATAGCTACTATAGGGTTTTTGCAAATAACAACCAAGAAGTTTACACCAGTTTTACTACTATTGCAAAGTACAATTTTGCAACAGATACTTATACGATTATGGATTCTTATTCACAAAACTACGGTTATGTGTCTAAGTTTGATCCTTCAGGAAATAAAATATGGGGTGTTTTTATTGGAAATCATCATTATAATTATAATGGAGACAGTACAAATATGCTAAAAGATATTGTAGTCAATTCAAATAATGAAATCTATGCAATTGGTCATGCTAGAGATACTACAAACGGAACAAACACGATTACAACCCCAGGTGCACACAAAACTAACTCTTCATTTGTGAGCCAATATTATCCGATGGATAATACTGATGGTTTCATTATGAAATTCAATGACAATGGAATTAGAATTTGGGGCACGTATTTCGGGGGGAATAATGGAGATAGTATTAACTCTATTGTTTTAGATTCAAATGAAAACTTAATATTAGCTGGTTTAGCTTTAGGAAATGATGGCATCGCTACTCCAAATGCTGAAATACCTACTAATTCAAACATTTTAAACGGAACATCATTTATAGCTAAGTTTTCTGCCAGTGGCCAACAGCTTTACGGATCGTACTTCAATTTAAGAGAAGGTATTAAAAAAATCGATCGGGATACTTCAGGTAATATATATTTAACAGGAGATGTCTACAGAAATTATAACACTAGCGGACCCGGTACAACAGGAACTCATCAGCAGAATATTATTGGTGAAGGAAATACATATTTAGGGAAATTAAACAGTAATTTTCAATTTCAATGGGGAACTTATTATGGAGGACGTAATTGGTATGGAATTTTACATAATATGAATGAAGGCTTTTCTAGAGTTTCGGATTTGAAAATAGATCAAGATGGAAATATTATTTTATTAGGTAATACTAATGCACAAGAAAAAATTGCAACTTCAGGAACTCATCAGCCTGCCTATACAGGCCAAACAGGAAACGACATATACCTCACAAAATTTAATCCAAATGGAACGCAAATCTGGGGTACATATTTTGGAGCAACAACAAATATTAACGTTGATGATGATGTTTCATATTGTATTTCTATAGATGACAATAATAATATTTTGTTTGGTGGAAGAACCTCAAACAATATCAATATAGCTACAACAAACGCTTTCCTTCCCACTAATAATGGAGGATATTATTCCGGCTTTTTTACTAAATTTAACACTACAGGAAATCAAACTTGGGGTACCTATTATTATCTTACAATCAATTCTATTTATGCTCGAGCAAATAATATATACATTTTGGGAGGTGCACAGATAAATAATAATTTCGCAAAATTCTATGATTGTGCTGCTGGAATTTCAGCAACATCAAACTCTCCCGTTTGTATCAATTCAAACATACAATTAAATGCTTCTGGTGGTACGATGTACAGTTGGACAGGTCCAAACGGATTTACATCTAACCAGCAAAATCCAATAATCCAAAATGCTACGATAGCTAATGCGGGAACCTACACATGTCAAATCACAGGATCGGGCGCTTGTGACGGAACTTTCAGTGTAAACGTAGTCGTTGGAGACAACACTCCCCCTGTTCCCAATACAACAACTCTTCCGGATATTACAGGAGATTGTCACACTACAATTTCAACTATTCCTACCGCCACGGATAATTGTGCAGGAGCCATCAACGCAACAACAACAGATCCATTGTCATATTCTCTTCCCGGAACTTATATTATTCATTGGACTTATAATGATGGAAACGGAAATACAGCAACACAAAATCAAACTGTAATTGTAACCGCTCCTGCACTCCCAACTACCATAAATGCACAACAAGTATTTTGTAAAACCAATAATCCAAAAGTTTCAGACCTTCAAATTACCGGGCAAAATATAAAATGGTATGATGCGGCTGGAAATATTTTAACCCCAACAACAGCTTTAGTAAATGGACAAACTTACTATGCTTCACAAACCATCAATGGATGTGAAAGTAATAAGGTATCTATTCAGGTAACGATAAATGAAACTCCTAAGCCTGCAGGAAATACAGCTCAAGATTTTTGTTCTTCAGCAGCTCCAAAATTAGCTAACCTAATCGTTTCCGGAACTGCTTTACAATTCTACGATGCCGCTGGAAATATACTACCATTAACAACTCCATTGGTTCATGGTACTACCTATTTTGTAACTCAGACATTGAATAATTGTGAATCGGAAAAACTGACAATTTCTGTGACTCTTTCCAACAACAATGTCCCGGCAAATGCATATTCTGTAACTTTATGCAATACCACAACAGGAAATTCAATGGTTGTGGATTTGACATCCTATCAAGGTAACATTATTGCCAATCCAGCAGCTTATATATTTACTTATACAGATACTGCAGGAAATGTAATTTCAAATCCGTCAAACTACATTTTAAATATTGGACAGAATGGAGTTTTTGTAAAAGTTTCCACTCCGGACGGGTGTTTTAAAATTGTAAGATTAAGTATAACACTCAATCCTAAACCAGAACTGAATCTTCCTGAAAAAATAGATTTCTGTAAAGGGAAAAGTATTGTTTTAGATGCAGGAAGTGGATACACATCCTATGTATGGAATACCGGAGCAACAACCCAGACAATAACAGTTTCTACGCCTGGAAATTATTCAGTAACCGTAACTAATAATTTCGGATGTCAGGATACAGACAATACTCTGGTAAGCTATACAATTTTACCTGAGATTGTTTCGGTTAATATCTCCAATAATACAGCAACCGTCATTCTTTCAGCAACAGGAAATTTTGAATATTCACTGAACAATTCAGCTTGGCAAGATTCCAATATTTTCTCGAACTTGAGTATGGGAGAATATATAGTGTATGTAAGAACAAAAGAAGGATGTATTATTGGCCAAAAACCTTTCTCTATTTTCAACATACCTAATACTTTTACTCCAAACGGAGATGGGTATAATGATAAATGGAAAATCGCAGGATTAGAGAATTATTCAGGATCCGAAGTAAGTGTTTATGACCGAAAAGGTCTTCTGGTTTTCAAGGAAACAATTACTAAAAAGCCTTTAATATGGGATGGAAAACAAAATGGAAATCAACTTCCGACAGGAACCTACTGGTACATCATAAAAGTTTCTGATGGTAGAATTTATAATGGTTGGGTACTTATTAAGAACAGGGAATAA
- a CDS encoding S1-like domain-containing RNA-binding protein, protein MQPGKTQTLKISDKNNSGWILTDDTGEKAFLPKIFVQDEKEIGDEMEVFVYQDDHKLKATTEIPLAEVGEFAVMSCVQSLPSGAFMDWGIIKDLFIPYKQQKTKIIDGKRYLVYLYVDEDLDLITGTTKFKRNPQYQDLPFKKGDKVDLMMMNESELGWNVVINKKYIGLIYSSDVFKKLYPLSEESGYIKEIREDGKIDVSLQPQGFENIDEFKKKILDKLEENYGLLYLSDKSTPEEIKDEIQMSKKNFKKAIGGLYKDKIIDIEEDKIKLL, encoded by the coding sequence ATGCAACCCGGAAAAACTCAGACTTTAAAAATTTCAGACAAAAACAATTCAGGATGGATCCTAACAGATGATACTGGTGAAAAAGCCTTTTTACCTAAAATTTTTGTTCAGGATGAAAAAGAAATTGGTGATGAAATGGAAGTTTTCGTTTATCAAGACGATCATAAACTGAAAGCAACTACGGAAATTCCTTTGGCTGAAGTGGGAGAGTTTGCAGTAATGAGCTGTGTACAAAGTTTGCCAAGTGGCGCTTTTATGGATTGGGGAATTATCAAAGACTTATTTATTCCTTACAAACAGCAAAAAACTAAAATTATTGATGGTAAAAGATATTTGGTTTACCTTTATGTAGATGAAGATCTGGATTTAATTACAGGAACGACAAAATTTAAAAGAAATCCGCAGTATCAGGACTTACCTTTCAAAAAAGGAGATAAAGTTGATTTGATGATGATGAATGAAAGTGAATTGGGCTGGAATGTGGTGATCAATAAAAAATATATTGGATTAATCTACAGTTCGGACGTTTTCAAAAAATTATACCCTTTGTCTGAAGAATCAGGTTATATCAAAGAAATCAGAGAAGATGGGAAAATAGATGTTTCTTTACAACCTCAAGGTTTTGAAAATATTGATGAGTTTAAAAAGAAAATTTTAGACAAATTAGAAGAAAACTACGGACTGCTTTACCTTTCAGATAAATCCACTCCGGAAGAGATTAAAGATGAAATTCAGATGAGTAAAAAGAACTTTAAAAAAGCGATTGGAGGGCTTTATAAAGATAAGATTATTGATATTGAAGAAGATAAAATTAAATTACTTTAG
- a CDS encoding DUF4476 domain-containing protein → MKNIFIGLLLLTGTFSFAQEAGKTGELLKNEASKTEIESSSNLPRIEERTGNNSGFRNQNRNNSSAIKNPSYQWNNEYGYSEVFLRIPEQGIFSVELGDQFMANNSGKFRFFDLPSGRIPISIYENGYLLYRTTLNVRNNSRLVLDFFTNKGLYLLDSYPVQNQSYGFNNWNDVWNNPYGNQGNNWNNGGNYANVMDNNSFSDFLFMLQKNARFDDDRLSMIRQQMRTTMFTSLQIQTLVKEMSFDKNKLSLAKSIFNNCVDKHKYFIVCDAFDFESSKR, encoded by the coding sequence ATGAAAAATATATTTATAGGTTTATTGCTTCTTACAGGAACATTTTCATTTGCACAAGAAGCAGGAAAGACAGGTGAGCTTTTAAAAAATGAAGCCTCAAAAACTGAGATAGAATCATCATCTAATCTCCCAAGAATTGAGGAAAGGACGGGCAATAACTCTGGATTTAGAAATCAAAATAGAAATAACAGTTCCGCAATTAAAAATCCAAGCTATCAATGGAATAATGAATATGGTTATTCTGAAGTTTTTCTTAGAATCCCGGAGCAGGGGATATTTAGTGTAGAATTAGGCGATCAGTTTATGGCTAACAATTCCGGGAAATTTAGATTTTTTGATTTGCCATCGGGAAGAATTCCGATTTCTATTTATGAAAATGGCTATTTATTATACAGAACAACTTTAAATGTCCGTAATAACAGCAGATTAGTCCTTGATTTTTTTACCAATAAAGGGTTGTATCTGTTGGATTCTTATCCCGTTCAAAATCAGTCTTATGGTTTTAATAATTGGAACGATGTCTGGAATAATCCTTATGGAAATCAGGGCAATAATTGGAATAACGGAGGAAATTATGCTAATGTGATGGATAACAATTCTTTCAGTGATTTTCTTTTTATGCTTCAGAAAAATGCAAGATTTGACGACGACAGACTTTCTATGATACGACAACAGATGCGTACAACAATGTTTACATCTCTACAGATTCAGACTTTGGTGAAAGAAATGAGTTTTGATAAAAATAAATTGTCTTTGGCAAAATCCATATTTAATAATTGTGTTGATAAACATAAATATTTTATCGTTTGTGATGCGTTTGATTTTGAAAGCAGTAAAAGATAA
- the lpdA gene encoding dihydrolipoyl dehydrogenase: protein MSQFDVTVIGSGPGGYVAAIRAAQLGFTTAIIEKYPTLGGTCLNVGCIPSKALLDSSEHFENAKHNFAGHGIIINEPQADIARMIERKNEVIKQNTDGISYLMNKNKITVFEGVGSFESATQIKVTKNDGSTETIESKYTIIATGSKPSTLPFITLDKERVITSTEALNLKEIPKHLVVIGGGVIGLELGSVYLRLGAQVTVVEFMDKIIPGMDGALSKELTKVLKKQGMKFMLSTAVSAVERNGDTVKITAKDKKGEEVSVEGDYCLVSVGRKPYTEGLGLEKAGVELDERGRVKVNDHLQTNVANIYAIGDVIKGAMLAHKAEEEGVFVAETLAGQKPHVNYNLIPGVVYTWPEVAGVGKTEEQLKEEGVAYKVGSFPMRALGRSRASGDVDGLVKIIADEKTDEVLGMHIVGARAADLIAEGVIAMEFRASAEDIARSSHAHPTYAEAIKEAALDATAKRPIHM from the coding sequence ATGAGTCAATTCGATGTTACCGTAATCGGTTCTGGTCCTGGTGGTTATGTTGCTGCAATCCGTGCTGCACAATTAGGTTTTACAACAGCAATTATTGAAAAATATCCTACTTTGGGAGGAACTTGCCTTAATGTTGGATGTATTCCGTCAAAAGCGCTTTTGGATAGTTCTGAGCATTTTGAGAATGCAAAACACAATTTTGCAGGTCACGGAATCATTATCAATGAACCTCAGGCTGATATCGCAAGAATGATCGAGCGTAAAAATGAGGTGATCAAGCAAAATACAGACGGAATCAGCTATCTGATGAACAAAAACAAAATCACTGTTTTTGAAGGGGTGGGAAGCTTCGAATCTGCTACTCAGATTAAAGTAACGAAAAACGACGGTTCTACGGAAACGATCGAATCTAAATATACCATTATTGCAACAGGTTCTAAGCCATCTACTTTGCCTTTCATCACTTTAGATAAAGAAAGAGTAATCACTTCTACAGAAGCTTTAAATCTTAAGGAAATTCCTAAGCATTTGGTCGTAATCGGTGGAGGTGTTATCGGTCTTGAATTAGGTTCAGTTTATTTAAGATTAGGAGCTCAGGTAACTGTTGTTGAATTTATGGATAAGATCATCCCTGGAATGGATGGAGCTTTAAGCAAGGAATTAACTAAAGTTCTTAAAAAACAAGGTATGAAATTCATGCTTTCTACAGCGGTTTCTGCGGTTGAAAGAAACGGAGATACGGTAAAAATCACTGCTAAAGATAAAAAAGGAGAAGAAGTAAGTGTTGAAGGAGATTATTGTTTAGTTTCTGTAGGGAGAAAGCCTTATACCGAAGGTCTTGGATTAGAGAAAGCCGGTGTTGAGCTTGATGAAAGAGGAAGAGTAAAGGTAAACGATCATCTTCAGACTAATGTTGCTAATATCTATGCAATCGGAGATGTGATTAAAGGGGCTATGTTGGCTCACAAAGCTGAAGAAGAAGGAGTTTTCGTTGCTGAAACTTTAGCCGGACAAAAACCTCACGTTAATTATAATTTAATTCCTGGAGTTGTTTACACTTGGCCAGAAGTTGCGGGAGTAGGTAAAACTGAGGAGCAGCTAAAAGAAGAAGGAGTAGCTTACAAAGTGGGATCTTTCCCGATGAGAGCTTTGGGAAGAAGCCGTGCAAGTGGAGATGTTGATGGTTTGGTTAAAATTATTGCAGACGAAAAAACTGACGAAGTGTTAGGAATGCATATCGTAGGAGCAAGAGCAGCTGATCTTATTGCAGAAGGTGTAATTGCTATGGAATTCCGTGCAAGTGCAGAAGATATTGCAAGAAGTTCTCACGCACACCCAACGTATGCTGAGGCAATTAAAGAAGCGGCTTTGGATGCTACGGCGAAAAGACCAATTCATATGTAA